One window of Suricata suricatta isolate VVHF042 chromosome 6, meerkat_22Aug2017_6uvM2_HiC, whole genome shotgun sequence genomic DNA carries:
- the RGS14 gene encoding regulator of G-protein signaling 14 isoform X1 has product MPGKPKHLGVPNGRMVLAVSDGELSSTAGPQGQGEGRGSSLSIHSLPSGPSSPFSTEEQPVASWGLSFERLLQDPLGLAYFTEFLKKEFSAENVTFWKACERFQQIPASDTQQLAQEARHIYREFLSSQALSPVNIDRQAWLGEEVLAEPRPDMFRAQQLQIFNLMKFDSYARFVKSPLYRECLLAEAEGRPLREPGSSTPGSPDSTRKKPKLKPGKSLPLGVEELGHQTSAEGSGGRPLRKSFRKELAGGVSNSTFRRESQGSLNSSASLDLGFLAFVSSKSESHRKSLGSTEGESESRPGKYCCVYLPDGTASLALARPGLTIRAMLAGICEKRGLSLPDIKVYLVGNEQKALVLDQDCAVLADQEVRLENRITFELELAALDRVVRISAKPTKRLQDALQPILAKHGLSPQQVALCLPGKKQPLDLGKLVSSVAAQRLVLDTLPALSAIGVKTPEAGDTAPCHSQGGQPRTQNKAAHPSPLSLNSMAQAPSRITGKRQTCDIEGLVELLNRVQSSGAHDQRGLLRKEDLVLPEFLQLPVQGPNSQEAPPQTESEIQPKADPSDSTAHSAL; this is encoded by the exons GTTCTGGCTGTCTCAGATGGAG AGTTGAGCAGCACAGCAGGACcccagggccagggggagggcCGAGGCAGCTCTCTCAGTATCCACAGCCTCCCCAGTGGCCCCAGCAGCCCCTTCTCCACCGAGGAGCAGCCTGTGGCCAGCTGGGGCCTGTCCTTCGAGCGGCTGCTGCAGGACCCACTggggctggcttatttcact gagttcctgaagaaggaGTTCAGTGCTGAGAATGTAACTTTCTGGAAGGCCTGCGAGCGCTTCCAGCAGATCCCTGCCAGCGACACCCAGCAG CTTGCTCAGGAGGCCCGCCACATCTACCGGGAGTTCCTGTCCAGCCAGGCACTGAGCCCAGTGAACATTGACCGGCAGGCCTGGCTAGGCGAGGAGGTGCTGGCAGAGCCACGACCTGACATGTTCCGGGCACAGCAGCTCCAG ATCTTCAACTTGATGAAGTTCGACAGCTATGCGCGCTTCGTCAAGTCCCCGCTGTACCGCGAGTGTCTCCTGGCGGAGGCCGAGGGACGCCCCCTGCGGGAACCTGGCTCCTCCACCCCTGGCAGCCCTGACTCCACTAGGAAG AAACCGAAGCTGAAGCCCGGGAAGTCGCTGCCGCTGGGCGTGGAGGAGTTGGGACACCAGACTTCTGCTGAGGGCTCTGGGGGCCGCCCGCTCCGCAAGTCTTTCCGCaagg AACTAGCAGGAGGGGTCTCAAATTCCACCTTCCGCAGAGAGTCCCAGGGCTCTCTCAACTCCTCTGCCAGTCTGGACCTCGGCTTCCTTGCCTTTGTCAGCAGCAAATCTGAG AGCCACCGGAAAAGCCTTGGGAGCACAGAAGGTGAGAGCGAAAGCAGGCCAGGGAAGTACTGCTGTGTGTACCTGCCCGATGGCACAGCCTCCTTGGCTCTGGCCCGACCTGGCCTCACCATCCGTGCCATGCTGGCAGGCATCTGTGAGAAACGAGGCCTCTCTCTACCTGACATCAAGGTCTACCTGGTGGGCAATGAGCAG AAGGCTCTGGTCCTGGATCAGGACTGTGCTGTGTTGGCGGACCAGGAAGTGCGGCTGGAGAACAGGATCACCTTCGA GCTCGAGTTGGCGGCGCTGGATCGTGTTGTGCGGATCTCCGCCAAGCCCACCAAGCGGCTGCAGGACGCCCTGCAGCCCATTCTGGCAAAGCACGGCCTGAGCCCGCAACAGGTGGCGCTGTGCTTG CCAGGCAAGAAGCAGCCACTGGATCTGGGGAAGCTAGTGAGCTCGGTGGCAGCCCAGAGACTGGTTTTGGACACTCTCCCAG CACTCTCTGCCATAGGTGTGAAGACTCCCGAAGCTGGAGACACAGCCCCGTGCCACAGCCAG GGCGGCCAGCCTAGAACTCAGAACAAGGCTGCCCACCCCTCTCCACTGTCCCTCAACTCGATGGCCCAGGCACCCAGTAGAATCACAGGGAAGCGGCAGACCTGTGACATTGAAG GCCTGGTGGAGCTGCTGAATCGGGTGCAGAGCAGTGGGGCCCATGACCAGAGGGGCCTTCTGCGCAAAGAGGACCTGGTGCTTCCAGAATTTCTGCAGCTGCCTGTCCAAGGACCCAACTCCCAGGAGGCCCCACCACAGACTGAATCAGAGATCCAGCCCAAGGCAGACCCCTCGGACTCTACTGCCCACTCAGCCCTCTGA
- the RGS14 gene encoding regulator of G-protein signaling 14 isoform X2 — MPGKPKHLGVPNGRMVLAVSDGELSSTAGPQGQGEGRGSSLSIHSLPSGPSSPFSTEEQPVASWGLSFERLLQDPLGLAYFTEFLKKEFSAENVTFWKACERFQQIPASDTQQLAQEARHIYREFLSSQALSPVNIDRQAWLGEEVLAEPRPDMFRAQQLQIFNLMKFDSYARFVKSPLYRECLLAEAEGRPLREPGSSTPGSPDSTRKKPKLKPGKSLPLGVEELGHQTSAEGSGGRPLRKSFRKELAGGVSNSTFRRESQGSLNSSASLDLGFLAFVSSKSESHRKSLGSTEGESESRPGKYCCVYLPDGTASLALARPGLTIRAMLAGICEKRGLSLPDIKVYLVGNEQKALVLDQDCAVLADQEVRLENRITFELELAALDRVVRISAKPTKRLQDALQPILAKHGLSPQQVALCLPGKKQPLDLGKLVSSVAAQRLVLDTLPGVKTPEAGDTAPCHSQGGQPRTQNKAAHPSPLSLNSMAQAPSRITGKRQTCDIEGLVELLNRVQSSGAHDQRGLLRKEDLVLPEFLQLPVQGPNSQEAPPQTESEIQPKADPSDSTAHSAL, encoded by the exons GTTCTGGCTGTCTCAGATGGAG AGTTGAGCAGCACAGCAGGACcccagggccagggggagggcCGAGGCAGCTCTCTCAGTATCCACAGCCTCCCCAGTGGCCCCAGCAGCCCCTTCTCCACCGAGGAGCAGCCTGTGGCCAGCTGGGGCCTGTCCTTCGAGCGGCTGCTGCAGGACCCACTggggctggcttatttcact gagttcctgaagaaggaGTTCAGTGCTGAGAATGTAACTTTCTGGAAGGCCTGCGAGCGCTTCCAGCAGATCCCTGCCAGCGACACCCAGCAG CTTGCTCAGGAGGCCCGCCACATCTACCGGGAGTTCCTGTCCAGCCAGGCACTGAGCCCAGTGAACATTGACCGGCAGGCCTGGCTAGGCGAGGAGGTGCTGGCAGAGCCACGACCTGACATGTTCCGGGCACAGCAGCTCCAG ATCTTCAACTTGATGAAGTTCGACAGCTATGCGCGCTTCGTCAAGTCCCCGCTGTACCGCGAGTGTCTCCTGGCGGAGGCCGAGGGACGCCCCCTGCGGGAACCTGGCTCCTCCACCCCTGGCAGCCCTGACTCCACTAGGAAG AAACCGAAGCTGAAGCCCGGGAAGTCGCTGCCGCTGGGCGTGGAGGAGTTGGGACACCAGACTTCTGCTGAGGGCTCTGGGGGCCGCCCGCTCCGCAAGTCTTTCCGCaagg AACTAGCAGGAGGGGTCTCAAATTCCACCTTCCGCAGAGAGTCCCAGGGCTCTCTCAACTCCTCTGCCAGTCTGGACCTCGGCTTCCTTGCCTTTGTCAGCAGCAAATCTGAG AGCCACCGGAAAAGCCTTGGGAGCACAGAAGGTGAGAGCGAAAGCAGGCCAGGGAAGTACTGCTGTGTGTACCTGCCCGATGGCACAGCCTCCTTGGCTCTGGCCCGACCTGGCCTCACCATCCGTGCCATGCTGGCAGGCATCTGTGAGAAACGAGGCCTCTCTCTACCTGACATCAAGGTCTACCTGGTGGGCAATGAGCAG AAGGCTCTGGTCCTGGATCAGGACTGTGCTGTGTTGGCGGACCAGGAAGTGCGGCTGGAGAACAGGATCACCTTCGA GCTCGAGTTGGCGGCGCTGGATCGTGTTGTGCGGATCTCCGCCAAGCCCACCAAGCGGCTGCAGGACGCCCTGCAGCCCATTCTGGCAAAGCACGGCCTGAGCCCGCAACAGGTGGCGCTGTGCTTG CCAGGCAAGAAGCAGCCACTGGATCTGGGGAAGCTAGTGAGCTCGGTGGCAGCCCAGAGACTGGTTTTGGACACTCTCCCAG GTGTGAAGACTCCCGAAGCTGGAGACACAGCCCCGTGCCACAGCCAG GGCGGCCAGCCTAGAACTCAGAACAAGGCTGCCCACCCCTCTCCACTGTCCCTCAACTCGATGGCCCAGGCACCCAGTAGAATCACAGGGAAGCGGCAGACCTGTGACATTGAAG GCCTGGTGGAGCTGCTGAATCGGGTGCAGAGCAGTGGGGCCCATGACCAGAGGGGCCTTCTGCGCAAAGAGGACCTGGTGCTTCCAGAATTTCTGCAGCTGCCTGTCCAAGGACCCAACTCCCAGGAGGCCCCACCACAGACTGAATCAGAGATCCAGCCCAAGGCAGACCCCTCGGACTCTACTGCCCACTCAGCCCTCTGA